One Flagellimonas sp. CMM7 genomic region harbors:
- a CDS encoding peptidoglycan DD-metalloendopeptidase family protein: MNTLEVLLKEYDTSPISILDSDIPLSDYCLIDLSSKNKDLERFDITSPDSCQEYVDEVLSKHNANVAFGGYLEHRSLYTKSERFLTTGERNIHLGMDFWCKAGTKVIAPLDGKVLSFKNNHDMGNYGPTIILEHQVGETIFYTLYGHLSLESIDGLQIGTQFKRGEVLATLGTPDINVNYAPHLHFQIISDLQGCKGDYPGVSSKNDLGFYQKNCPNPNLLLKLSF; this comes from the coding sequence ATGAATACCTTGGAAGTATTGCTTAAGGAATATGATACCAGTCCTATATCCATATTAGATTCAGACATACCGCTGTCTGACTACTGTCTTATTGATTTGTCTTCAAAGAACAAAGATTTAGAAAGATTTGATATTACTTCGCCAGACTCCTGTCAAGAGTATGTGGATGAGGTTCTCTCCAAACACAATGCTAACGTTGCTTTTGGTGGATACTTGGAACATAGGTCCTTATACACTAAATCTGAACGATTTTTGACCACAGGTGAACGCAACATTCATCTAGGGATGGATTTTTGGTGCAAAGCAGGTACCAAGGTAATTGCTCCTTTGGACGGAAAGGTCCTTAGTTTTAAAAATAATCATGATATGGGCAATTATGGACCAACCATCATTTTAGAGCATCAAGTAGGGGAAACTATCTTCTATACCCTTTATGGGCATCTTTCTTTGGAGTCGATTGACGGACTTCAAATTGGAACCCAGTTTAAAAGAGGAGAGGTGCTTGCAACTTTAGGTACTCCAGATATAAATGTGAACTATGCCCCGCATTTACATTTTCAAATCATATCGGATTTACAAGGATGTAAAGGGGACTATCCAGGGGTATCTTCCAAGAATGACTTAGGTTTTTATCAAAAAAACTGTCCAAATCCCAACCTTTTATTGAAACTCTCTTTTTAA
- a CDS encoding amidohydrolase family protein has translation MKKLLSFLLLFQFILSYGQENMSEGPFPQLIIRGVTLINGNGAPPRGPIDIVVENNKIVKIQVVGYPGVKIEDSKKPKLKPGGKELDCNGMYLLPGFVDMHGHIGGIAQGADYDYVFKLWMAHGITSVREPSGRGVDWTLDLKRKSEKNEIIAPRVFAYTGFGQKTKDFNPLNDAPISTPAQARKWVRANAERGADGIKFFGAAPEIMAAALDENKKLGLRSACHHAQLDVARWNVLHSARAGLTSMEHWYGLPEALFEDRTVQDYPLGYNYQNEQHRFEEAGKLWKQAAKPYSEHWNKVMDELISLDFTLDPTFNIYEASRDLHRARRAEWHEEYTLPSLWDFYQPSKISHGSYWHDWGTEQEVAWRENYKLWMTFVNEYKNRGGRVTTGSDSGFIFQLYGFAYIREMELLREAGFHPLEIIRSSTLNGAEALGMADKIGTVEVGKLADFVVVSENPLKNLKVLYGTGAVKLTEDNEVVRVGGVTYTIKDGIIYDAKALLQDVKTTVQQQKQKLNYKIKQPGLK, from the coding sequence ATGAAAAAATTACTTTCTTTTTTACTTCTTTTCCAATTTATTTTAAGTTATGGACAAGAAAATATGAGTGAAGGTCCTTTTCCTCAGCTCATTATTAGAGGTGTTACACTAATCAATGGAAACGGTGCACCACCTCGTGGCCCAATTGATATAGTCGTAGAAAACAATAAAATTGTAAAAATTCAGGTAGTTGGTTACCCAGGCGTTAAAATTGAAGACTCCAAAAAACCAAAGTTAAAACCAGGCGGCAAAGAACTTGACTGTAATGGCATGTACCTCTTACCAGGTTTTGTAGACATGCATGGCCATATTGGAGGAATAGCACAAGGTGCAGATTATGATTATGTTTTTAAACTATGGATGGCCCATGGCATCACTTCAGTAAGGGAACCCAGCGGGCGTGGGGTTGACTGGACCTTGGATTTAAAGCGAAAAAGTGAGAAAAACGAGATTATAGCACCCAGAGTCTTTGCATACACTGGTTTTGGGCAGAAAACCAAAGATTTTAACCCATTGAACGATGCACCTATAAGTACTCCAGCTCAGGCCAGAAAATGGGTAAGGGCCAATGCGGAAAGAGGAGCAGATGGAATTAAATTTTTTGGAGCTGCACCAGAAATAATGGCGGCAGCTTTGGATGAGAATAAAAAACTAGGCTTACGTTCTGCTTGTCACCATGCACAATTGGATGTTGCCCGTTGGAATGTGTTGCACTCTGCAAGAGCGGGTTTAACCAGCATGGAGCATTGGTACGGACTTCCAGAGGCTTTGTTTGAAGATAGAACGGTTCAGGACTATCCCTTGGGATATAACTACCAAAATGAACAACATAGGTTTGAAGAAGCTGGTAAATTATGGAAACAGGCCGCAAAACCATATTCCGAGCATTGGAACAAGGTTATGGACGAGCTGATAAGTTTAGATTTTACCCTTGACCCAACTTTTAATATCTATGAAGCAAGTCGTGATTTACATAGAGCCAGAAGGGCAGAATGGCATGAAGAATATACGCTTCCCTCCCTTTGGGACTTTTATCAGCCAAGTAAGATCTCCCACGGCTCCTATTGGCATGATTGGGGTACTGAGCAAGAAGTGGCGTGGAGAGAGAATTACAAGCTTTGGATGACTTTCGTTAACGAATACAAGAATAGAGGCGGCAGAGTTACTACTGGCTCAGATTCAGGCTTTATTTTTCAATTGTATGGGTTTGCATACATCCGTGAAATGGAATTGCTTCGCGAAGCGGGCTTTCATCCTTTGGAAATTATTAGATCATCTACTTTAAATGGTGCCGAAGCCTTAGGAATGGCAGATAAAATTGGAACCGTAGAAGTAGGGAAATTGGCAGATTTTGTAGTGGTATCAGAAAACCCACTTAAAAACCTAAAGGTATTGTATGGAACTGGAGCCGTTAAATTAACAGAAGATAACGAAGTTGTACGTGTTGGTGGTGTGACCTACACCATAAAAGATGGAATTATCTACGACGCGAAGGCACTTTTGCAAGACGTAAAAACAACAGTACAGCAGCAGAAACAAAAATTAAACTACAAAATAAAGCAACCGGGATTAAAATAG
- a CDS encoding M14 family zinc carboxypeptidase, translated as MLKKLLLGALFLSTSLSAQDYFFKKFHPFNSNIPSPEEFLGYSIGERHTRHDLIVSYLTKLSEVSDRASIYEYGRTHEGRKLVILTITSPENLGNLDQLKSQHLDFTDPAKSPTNYDDVPIFINLGYNVHGNEPSGGEAAILMAYTLVASNNPEILNYLEKGIIFIDPTINPDGRDRHTQWANMYQGNPLVADPQDAEHNEYWPRGRTNHYWFDLNRDWLLGINPESRGKLGWYHEWYPNVVTDFHEMGTQSSYFFEPMKDNGSLNPIMPKENYIDLNNLFGDYFSKALDSIGSFYFTKEVFDGTYPGYGSSYPDLQGGLGLLFEQASSRGHKQTTDFGEITFPFTIRNQYISSIATVKAAVENKALLRKYQQDFFKSALTNASRGKIKGYTFKEEYDANRTKAFVDKLLLHKIDVYKNGNSFTVPTRQPQYRMVQTMFETYEKYRDSVYYDASAWSVANFYNMKYKPVTSLNLGEKVTSLDNLVKTTAVSKSEYAYIIDYNDYNAVAALNHLQSKGLVISSSSKPFTANTSVGSQEFGYGALVIPVSLQKKDANAVYELVQRVQKKYHVPIYAVNSGYSLKGIDLGSRWISPLKKPKAAMIIGDGVRSYEAGEVWHLLDTRVHMPITKIPIRNFGRADLDKYNTLVMVSGGYNFSKKQQEKIKHWVSEGNTLITIGTASKWAVDKKIVEEKLIEKEKDSTKTVQRKSYVNAPEDLGKESLGGAIFKVDLDITHPLAFGYNDTSIPVYKNNSVWLAPSKNEYATVAKYAKDPHIDGFITKKNMEENLKPSASLIVSKLGSGRVVLFADNPNFRGSWYGTNRLFLNALFLGHKIRIPE; from the coding sequence ATGTTGAAAAAATTACTCCTTGGAGCACTATTTTTAAGTACTTCCCTTTCAGCTCAGGACTACTTCTTTAAAAAATTTCACCCTTTCAATTCTAACATTCCATCACCTGAAGAATTTTTGGGATATAGTATTGGTGAAAGGCACACAAGACATGACTTAATTGTAAGTTATCTAACCAAACTTTCTGAAGTTTCTGATAGAGCTTCCATTTACGAATACGGAAGAACCCATGAAGGAAGAAAATTGGTTATCCTAACGATAACTTCTCCTGAAAATTTGGGGAATTTAGATCAATTGAAATCGCAACATCTGGACTTTACGGATCCAGCTAAAAGCCCGACCAACTATGATGATGTGCCCATATTTATAAACCTGGGATACAATGTACATGGCAATGAACCCTCTGGTGGAGAAGCAGCAATACTTATGGCCTATACCTTGGTTGCTTCAAACAACCCGGAAATACTGAATTATTTAGAAAAAGGAATCATTTTTATTGATCCGACGATTAATCCAGATGGTAGGGATAGACATACACAATGGGCAAATATGTACCAAGGTAATCCCTTAGTGGCGGACCCTCAAGATGCTGAGCATAATGAATATTGGCCACGCGGAAGAACCAATCATTATTGGTTTGATCTTAATCGTGATTGGTTGTTGGGAATAAATCCCGAAAGCCGAGGAAAATTAGGTTGGTATCATGAATGGTACCCCAACGTTGTTACGGATTTTCATGAAATGGGTACACAAAGCTCCTATTTCTTTGAGCCGATGAAAGATAATGGTTCCTTGAACCCAATAATGCCAAAGGAAAATTACATTGACCTCAACAATCTATTTGGTGATTATTTTTCCAAAGCATTGGATAGTATCGGTTCATTTTATTTTACAAAAGAAGTTTTTGATGGCACCTATCCAGGTTATGGTTCCTCCTACCCTGATTTACAAGGCGGATTGGGACTGCTATTTGAACAGGCAAGTTCCAGAGGACATAAACAAACCACGGATTTTGGTGAAATCACTTTTCCGTTTACTATCCGAAATCAATATATCTCTAGTATTGCCACGGTAAAGGCTGCAGTTGAAAATAAGGCACTGTTGAGGAAATATCAACAGGATTTCTTTAAAAGCGCTTTGACCAACGCTTCACGGGGCAAGATAAAGGGATATACCTTCAAAGAAGAATACGACGCAAACAGGACCAAGGCTTTTGTGGACAAACTACTTCTTCATAAAATTGATGTCTATAAAAATGGAAATAGTTTCACGGTTCCCACAAGACAACCTCAATATAGAATGGTACAGACTATGTTTGAGACGTATGAGAAATACCGCGACAGCGTTTATTACGATGCATCTGCTTGGTCTGTAGCCAACTTTTACAATATGAAGTACAAACCAGTTACCTCCTTAAATCTCGGTGAGAAGGTTACATCACTGGACAATCTGGTAAAAACAACGGCCGTAAGCAAATCTGAATATGCTTATATCATTGATTATAATGATTACAATGCAGTAGCTGCGCTCAATCATTTACAATCTAAAGGGCTTGTTATTTCCTCTTCTTCTAAACCTTTTACGGCCAATACTTCTGTGGGTAGTCAAGAATTTGGTTATGGTGCACTGGTAATTCCGGTAAGCCTTCAAAAAAAGGATGCAAATGCGGTTTATGAGTTAGTTCAACGAGTACAAAAGAAATACCATGTTCCCATATATGCTGTTAACTCAGGATATAGCTTAAAAGGAATTGATTTAGGAAGTAGGTGGATTTCTCCTCTAAAAAAGCCTAAGGCTGCCATGATAATAGGCGACGGGGTACGTTCTTATGAAGCTGGTGAAGTATGGCATCTACTGGACACTAGAGTGCATATGCCAATAACCAAAATCCCAATTCGAAACTTTGGAAGAGCCGATTTGGATAAGTACAACACTTTAGTGATGGTTTCTGGAGGATATAATTTCAGCAAAAAACAACAAGAAAAAATAAAGCATTGGGTCAGCGAAGGCAATACGCTGATTACTATCGGAACTGCTTCAAAATGGGCCGTGGACAAAAAAATAGTTGAAGAAAAATTGATTGAAAAAGAAAAAGATTCAACAAAAACTGTTCAACGAAAATCGTATGTAAATGCACCTGAAGACTTAGGAAAAGAAAGCTTAGGTGGTGCAATTTTTAAAGTGGATTTAGATATTACCCATCCTCTAGCATTTGGTTATAATGACACTTCCATTCCAGTGTATAAAAACAACTCTGTTTGGTTGGCACCCAGTAAAAATGAGTATGCTACAGTAGCAAAGTATGCCAAAGATCCACACATTGATGGGTTTATTACCAAGAAGAACATGGAAGAAAACTTAAAGCCTTCGGCTTCTCTAATCGTAAGTAAATTAGGAAGTGGCAGAGTAGTTTTATTTGCAGATAACCCCAATTTTAGAGGATCTTGGTACGGTACCAACCGTTTATTTTTAAATGCTTTGTTTTTAGGACATAAAATCAGAATTCCAGAATAA
- a CDS encoding sensor histidine kinase: MKIPNKDKYRLQDKIQLVLKVNYSSSLFAVLLGLICIFLLDVKGIIPYTFFGFAALNLLNTFLFGKHGNLTITYNITSILAMVGATLITLFSGGIQSPFIFVLAIVVFAGYVTTKVYGQVYLIINLVVVAIIFLYDLSDFKISGNTVPLESRSWFSFMSVVFAVYLLGGVFGKNLLRAHHKLYKSRREIQERIDEKETLLKEVHHRVKNNLQTVSSLLSLQSRSIADKKISSIIKSSQNRVVSMAMVHEMLYKRDDYLSKIELKPYVKELCEYLVRSVKGNTNNVKVKLDIDENKLSIDTVIPLGLIINETITNALKYGITEDEAGEIQISLRKLSEKRYEMYIGDNGIGYSDDIDPKTSKSLGLKLIYNLARQLRGSITRDSEKKGTYYRMEFEEIIEEFNSVD; this comes from the coding sequence ATGAAAATTCCTAATAAGGACAAATATCGTTTACAGGACAAAATTCAATTGGTGCTCAAGGTCAACTACAGTTCTTCTTTATTTGCGGTTTTACTAGGTCTAATATGCATATTCCTGTTAGATGTAAAAGGAATAATCCCCTACACATTTTTTGGTTTTGCAGCCCTAAACCTACTGAATACCTTTTTATTTGGTAAGCATGGAAATCTAACAATAACATATAATATTACATCCATACTGGCCATGGTTGGTGCCACCTTAATAACACTATTTAGTGGCGGTATTCAAAGTCCCTTCATTTTTGTATTGGCCATAGTAGTTTTTGCCGGATATGTAACCACAAAAGTTTATGGACAGGTATATCTTATTATTAACCTGGTAGTTGTTGCCATTATATTTCTATATGACCTAAGCGATTTCAAAATCTCAGGAAATACGGTCCCTCTGGAATCGAGAAGTTGGTTTTCCTTTATGAGTGTAGTTTTTGCAGTTTATTTATTGGGAGGTGTTTTTGGAAAGAATTTATTGCGGGCACACCATAAACTATACAAATCCAGGCGGGAGATTCAAGAACGAATTGATGAGAAAGAAACACTACTAAAAGAAGTGCATCATAGGGTAAAAAATAACCTCCAAACTGTTTCAAGTTTATTGAGTCTACAATCTAGGTCCATAGCGGATAAAAAAATCAGCAGTATTATCAAGAGTAGTCAGAATAGAGTGGTTTCCATGGCAATGGTTCATGAAATGCTTTATAAGCGAGATGATTACTTATCAAAGATTGAGCTAAAACCTTACGTAAAAGAATTATGTGAATATTTGGTTCGATCAGTAAAAGGAAACACCAACAATGTAAAGGTAAAATTGGATATTGATGAGAACAAGCTAAGTATAGATACTGTAATCCCCCTTGGCCTTATTATCAATGAAACGATTACCAACGCCCTTAAATATGGCATTACGGAAGACGAGGCCGGAGAAATCCAAATCTCGCTTCGCAAACTATCAGAAAAGCGCTATGAAATGTACATTGGTGATAACGGTATTGGATATTCCGATGACATTGACCCTAAAACTTCAAAATCATTAGGGTTAAAACTTATCTACAACCTTGCCCGCCAATTAAGAGGTTCCATCACCAGGGACTCAGAAAAAAAAGGAACCTATTACAGAATGGAATTTGAGGAAATAATAGAAGAATTCAACTCTGTCGATTAA
- the secA gene encoding preprotein translocase subunit SecA: MSFINSVLKVFVGDKSEKDVKSLQPLVKEIKSFEEQLEGLTHDELRQKTVSFKSQIQEDCKEVDDKIKALKEEVQNSTDIDRNEEIYTEIDKLNEEAYKISENTLNTILPEAFAVVKETAKRFTANKTIAVTATEFDRSLSGTKDYVTLEGDSAVWKNSWDAAGKEVTWDMVHYDVQLIGGVALHEGKIAEMHTGEGKTLVATLPLYLNALSGKGAHLVTVNDYLAKRDSAWMAPIFEFHGLSVDCIDKHQPNSEGRRAAYNADITYGTNNEFGFDYLRDNMAHTPDDLVQPPHHYAIVDEVDSVLIDDARTPLIISGPVPEGDRHEFNELKPKVGDIVQKQRQYLTGVLAEAKKLINEGDTKEGGFQLLRVHRGLPKNKALIKFLSEEGVKQLLQKTENFYMQDNNREMPKVDAELLFTIDEKNNQIELTDKGVDYISGDQDKDFFVMPDIGGEIAKIENQNLEIEKEAELKEVLFKEFAVKSERIHTMSQLLKAYTLFEKDVEYVVMDNKVMIVDEQTGRIMDGRRYSDGLHQAIEAKESVKIEAMTQTFATITLQNYFRMYNKLAGMTGTAVTEAGEFWEIYKLDVMEIPTNRPIARDDRHDLIYKTKREKYNAIIEEVTQLSKAGRPVLIGTTSVEISELLSKLLSVRKVPHNVLNAKLHKKEADIVAEAGNAGIVTIATNMAGRGTDIKLSTQVKDAGGLAIVGTERHDSRRVDRQLRGRSGRQGDPGSSQFYVSLEDNLMRLFGSDRVAKMMDRMGLEDGEVIQHSMMTKSIERAQKKVEENNFGIRKRLLEYDDVMNAQREVVYKRRRHALQGERLKVDIANMIYDTSEVIADTNKAADDYKNFEFELIKYFSITSPVTEEEFKKLSFQDIAVSVYNAAYDFYQQKMERSATVAFQVIKKVYEDQSNKFERIVVPFTDGIKSLNVVTNLEGAYSSNGKQLITDFEKNISLAIIDDSWKTHLRKMDELKQSVQLAVHEQKDPLLIYKFEAFELFKEMIDKVNKEIISFLFKGELPTENTNQIQEARNVRRPKENIQTSKEEIPNSDELAAQNRAAGQTRGGRPPVTETIVREKPKIGRNDRVTIKNVMSGESKTVKYKQAEPLIHKGEWVLMED, encoded by the coding sequence ATGAGCTTTATTAATTCCGTACTAAAGGTTTTCGTTGGAGATAAATCAGAAAAAGACGTAAAATCATTACAGCCTTTGGTCAAAGAGATAAAATCCTTTGAAGAACAGCTTGAAGGATTGACCCACGATGAACTAAGACAAAAAACCGTTTCCTTTAAATCTCAGATACAAGAAGATTGTAAGGAGGTAGACGATAAAATAAAAGCACTAAAGGAAGAAGTCCAGAATTCTACCGATATAGATCGTAATGAAGAAATCTACACTGAAATTGACAAACTCAATGAAGAGGCCTACAAGATTTCTGAAAATACCCTGAATACTATTCTTCCAGAGGCTTTTGCAGTAGTTAAAGAAACAGCGAAGCGTTTTACCGCCAATAAAACCATTGCTGTAACCGCTACTGAATTTGATAGATCGCTTTCTGGCACAAAAGATTATGTTACCCTTGAAGGGGATAGTGCCGTTTGGAAAAACTCATGGGATGCCGCTGGTAAGGAAGTTACCTGGGATATGGTACATTATGATGTTCAGCTCATTGGAGGAGTTGCCCTGCATGAAGGAAAAATTGCGGAGATGCATACAGGGGAAGGTAAAACATTGGTGGCCACCCTCCCACTCTATTTAAATGCCTTATCTGGAAAAGGTGCACATTTGGTCACGGTGAATGACTATTTGGCAAAAAGGGATAGCGCATGGATGGCTCCTATCTTTGAATTCCATGGTCTTTCTGTGGACTGTATAGACAAGCATCAGCCAAATTCCGAAGGTAGACGAGCAGCATATAACGCTGACATTACCTACGGTACCAACAATGAGTTTGGCTTTGATTACCTAAGGGACAATATGGCACATACCCCAGATGATTTGGTACAGCCGCCTCATCATTACGCTATTGTGGATGAAGTGGATTCTGTATTGATAGATGATGCCCGTACGCCTTTGATTATTTCTGGCCCAGTTCCTGAAGGAGATAGACACGAGTTTAATGAATTAAAGCCAAAAGTTGGTGATATTGTTCAAAAGCAACGACAGTATTTAACTGGAGTGTTGGCGGAGGCCAAAAAATTAATTAACGAAGGAGATACCAAGGAAGGTGGCTTTCAATTACTTCGCGTACACAGGGGTTTACCCAAAAATAAGGCCTTAATCAAGTTTTTGAGTGAAGAAGGTGTAAAACAGTTACTGCAAAAGACAGAGAACTTCTATATGCAGGACAACAACCGCGAAATGCCAAAGGTTGATGCGGAACTATTGTTCACTATTGATGAAAAGAACAATCAAATTGAATTAACGGATAAAGGGGTTGATTACATTTCTGGAGATCAGGACAAAGACTTTTTTGTAATGCCAGATATTGGTGGTGAAATTGCAAAAATTGAAAACCAGAATCTAGAGATTGAAAAAGAAGCGGAACTTAAAGAAGTTCTTTTTAAAGAATTTGCGGTTAAAAGTGAGCGCATCCATACCATGAGTCAATTATTAAAGGCATATACCCTTTTTGAAAAAGATGTGGAATATGTGGTCATGGATAACAAAGTAATGATTGTGGATGAGCAGACTGGTCGTATCATGGATGGAAGACGTTACTCTGATGGGCTACATCAAGCTATTGAAGCCAAAGAGAGTGTAAAGATTGAGGCCATGACTCAAACCTTCGCCACAATTACCCTCCAGAACTACTTTAGAATGTACAACAAGCTGGCAGGTATGACCGGTACAGCGGTTACAGAAGCTGGCGAATTTTGGGAAATCTATAAGTTGGATGTCATGGAAATTCCAACCAATAGACCTATTGCCCGTGATGATAGACATGATTTGATCTACAAGACCAAGCGTGAAAAATACAATGCAATCATAGAAGAGGTCACCCAACTATCTAAAGCAGGAAGGCCAGTACTAATTGGTACTACTTCTGTTGAAATATCTGAATTGCTTTCTAAATTATTGAGTGTTAGAAAGGTTCCACACAACGTACTAAATGCAAAGCTTCACAAAAAAGAAGCAGATATTGTGGCAGAAGCCGGTAATGCAGGAATAGTGACCATAGCCACCAACATGGCGGGTCGTGGAACGGATATTAAACTAAGTACCCAGGTAAAAGATGCTGGAGGATTGGCTATAGTTGGTACGGAACGTCATGATTCCAGACGTGTAGATAGACAGTTACGTGGTCGTTCTGGACGTCAAGGAGATCCAGGAAGCTCACAGTTCTATGTTTCTTTGGAAGATAATTTAATGCGCTTGTTTGGATCCGATCGTGTAGCTAAAATGATGGACCGCATGGGCTTGGAAGACGGAGAGGTTATTCAGCACTCCATGATGACCAAATCCATTGAACGTGCCCAGAAAAAAGTAGAAGAAAACAACTTTGGTATTCGTAAACGCTTGTTAGAATATGATGACGTAATGAACGCTCAGCGTGAGGTGGTCTACAAAAGACGACGACATGCATTGCAGGGAGAACGTTTAAAGGTGGATATAGCCAATATGATCTATGATACTTCTGAAGTTATTGCAGATACCAATAAGGCCGCAGATGATTACAAAAACTTTGAGTTTGAATTAATCAAATATTTTTCAATTACTTCTCCTGTAACAGAAGAGGAATTTAAAAAATTGAGCTTCCAAGATATTGCTGTCAGTGTCTACAACGCTGCTTATGATTTCTATCAGCAAAAAATGGAAAGAAGTGCTACAGTAGCTTTTCAGGTGATCAAAAAAGTATATGAAGATCAATCCAATAAGTTTGAACGTATAGTGGTTCCATTTACAGATGGTATTAAATCCCTTAACGTTGTAACCAATTTGGAAGGCGCTTACTCCAGTAATGGAAAACAGTTAATTACAGATTTCGAGAAAAATATTTCTTTGGCTATCATAGATGATTCTTGGAAAACGCATTTGCGCAAAATGGATGAATTAAAGCAATCTGTACAATTGGCCGTTCATGAACAAAAAGATCCTCTTTTAATATACAAGTTCGAAGCTTTTGAACTTTTCAAAGAAATGATTGACAAAGTGAACAAAGAGATTATTTCCTTTTTGTTCAAAGGAGAATTACCTACAGAAAATACAAATCAGATCCAAGAGGCTAGAAATGTTCGTAGGCCAAAGGAAAATATACAGACTTCAAAAGAAGAAATACCCAATAGTGATGAATTGGCCGCTCAAAATAGAGCTGCTGGTCAAACTCGGGGAGGAAGACCACCTGTTACAGAAACTATTGTTAGGGAGAAGCCAAAAATTGGAAGAAACGACCGGGTCACTATAAAAAATGTAATGTCAGGTGAAAGTAAGACCGTTAAATACAAACAAGCTGAGCCTCTAATACATAAAGGTGAATGGGTGTTGATGGAAGACTAA
- a CDS encoding DUF2795 domain-containing protein yields the protein MYWTLELASYLSDAPWPATKDELIDYAIRTGAPLEVVENLQSMEEEGGEIYESIEEIWPDYPTEEDYLWNEDEY from the coding sequence ATGTACTGGACATTAGAATTAGCTTCATATTTAAGTGATGCGCCTTGGCCAGCCACCAAAGACGAATTAATAGATTATGCCATCCGTACCGGAGCGCCATTGGAAGTTGTTGAAAATCTTCAATCAATGGAAGAAGAGGGTGGTGAAATTTACGAGTCCATCGAGGAAATATGGCCCGATTATCCCACCGAAGAGGATTACCTCTGGAATGAGGACGAGTATTAA
- a CDS encoding cob(I)yrinic acid a,c-diamide adenosyltransferase, with translation MKIYTKTGDKATTALFTGKRVPKHHIRIESYGTVDELNSFLGLLRDQEIDHHSKEVLTLVQNKLFTVGAILATEPKKENRLKIPKINEDDIELLEKEMDQMNEQLPEMTHFILPGGHTTVSYCHIARTICRRAERMISYLHENDPIPDMLLAYINRLSDYLFVLARKLSKDLQAEEVKWIPEKLD, from the coding sequence ATGAAGATTTATACCAAAACCGGTGATAAAGCTACCACAGCACTTTTTACGGGCAAACGAGTTCCCAAACACCATATTAGAATTGAAAGCTATGGTACTGTAGATGAATTAAATTCCTTTTTGGGACTGTTGCGAGATCAAGAGATCGATCATCACTCAAAAGAAGTTCTCACTTTGGTTCAAAACAAGCTCTTTACAGTAGGTGCAATTTTAGCAACAGAGCCAAAAAAAGAAAATCGTTTAAAAATCCCTAAAATAAATGAGGATGACATTGAGCTTTTGGAGAAGGAGATGGATCAAATGAACGAACAACTTCCAGAAATGACTCATTTTATTCTACCAGGAGGACACACAACAGTGTCATACTGTCATATTGCCAGAACAATTTGCAGAAGGGCGGAACGCATGATTTCGTACTTACACGAAAATGACCCCATACCAGACATGCTACTTGCCTACATAAACAGACTTTCCGATTACCTTTTTGTCTTGGCACGGAAGTTGTCAAAAGATTTGCAAGCAGAAGAGGTCAAGTGGATTCCTGAGAAATTGGACTAA